The Starkeya sp. ORNL1 DNA window AACGGTGCCGGCAAAACCAGCGTGCTGCGCTCGATCATGGGCTTCCTGAAGCTCAACTCCGGGCGGATCAGCTTCGACGGTCATGACCTGGTCGAGGTGCCGGCGCATCACCGCCCGTTTATGGGCATTGGCTATGCGCCGGAAGATCGCCGGCTCTACGGCTCGTTCACGCTCGAGGAGAATCTGCGCTTTCCGGGCGAGGTGATGCGGCTTTCAGCAGCGGAACTGTCGCGGCGGCTCGATTTGGTCTACGCGGTCCTGCCCGAATTGCAGGGCATGCGGAAGCGGCCGGCCGCCGGCCTGTCGGGCGGGCAGGGCAAGATGGTCGCGCTCGGTCGCGCGCTGGTCGCCGGCGCCCGGCTGGTCCTGCTGGACGAGCCCTTCCAGGGCCTGGCGCCGGTCCTCGCGCAGCAGTACGGCGCGGCGCTGCGAGCGCTGCGCGAGGCCGATCGCGACATCGCCCTGCTAATCACCGAGTCGAACCCCAGCCTGCTGCGCTCCTTCGCCGACGAGAACTACCTCATCGAGCGCGGCGAGGTTTCGCGTTACGGCGCGCTGCCCGATTCCTCGCTCGCCGCTTCTGGTCTGGCATCGCACTGATGGCGCCGTATATCCTTCTCGATCGCGCACGCTGCGCGGCCGCACACCGCGATCTGACCCGACTGCCTTTGTCAAATCAACGCGGTAGAGCATTTCCCGATCAGATGGAATCATCTGATCGAAGAGGAATTACCCCAGTCTATTGAATCTAGAGCACTCATCTGTCGTTCGGATGATTCCATCCGAACGGGAAGGGCTCTAGCGGCCGGCGGTGCGGCGCTCGCGGAATGTCCGCACCGGCAGGCCGCCCCAACCCCAATTCTCGATTTCAACCTCCTCGATGACGACGAAGGTCGAGTCGATGGGCTTGTGGAGCACGTCGAGCAGGAGCTGACTGACGCCCGCGATGAGATCGGCCTTCTCCTCCGCGGTGACGGCATCACGTTCGGGACTCGATCCTTCGCGGGTGACCTGGATGGTGACGATCGGCATGGTAGCCTCCGTTAGAGGGCGGCGGATCCGTCGCCGAGCTGAAGGCGAAATCCGTGACCAGCCTTGGCTATCACGCTGCGCTCGAGCCGCGGGCCGCGGGCTGCGTGTCGGATAGGAGCTTCAGCAGGGCCTGGGCCCCAGCGGTTGAAGAACTCGGATTCTGGCCCGTGATGAGACGCCCGTCGGTAATGACGAAGCTTTCCCAGTTCGGCGCCTTCTCGAAGAGCCCGCCGAGGCGCTTCAACTCATCCTCTACAAGAAACGGGACGACGTGGGTCAACTGGACTTCTTCTTCCTCGGTGTTGGTGAAGCCGGTGACGCGCTTGCCTTTCACGATAGGCTCGCCCCGATACATGGCCCGATGCAGCGCCGCCGGTGCATGGCAGACAGCCGCCACCGGCTTGCCCGAGTTGTAGAAGGATTCGATCAGCGCAATTGAGTCGGCGTCATCGGCAAGATCCCACATCGGCCCATGGCCCCCGGGATAGAAGACGGCATCGAAATCCGCCGACCGCATGCCTTTGAGCACCACGGTGCTTGCGAGTTCTTTCCGTGCCGCCGGGTCCGACTTGAACCGTGTCATGGCGGAGGTTTGATTTTCCGGGAGATCGCTCTTTGGATCGATCGGCGGCTGTCCGCCCTTGACTGAGGCAAGCGTCAATTCAATCCCGGCGTCTCGGAAAACATAGTAGGGCGCCGCGAACTCCTCGAGCCAAAAGCCGGTTTTGCGTCCAGTGTCGCCGAGCTTGTCGTGCGAGGTCAGCACCATCAGGACCTTCATCTCTCGTCTCCTTAAGGTCAGCCGGTTGAAATCGTCAGCATTAGGAGAAGGGAAGCCAGCCCTGTCACTTGGACCTTGGTGCCGACGACACGATGGTATCAATCGAGGGTGTGAGGCGGAGTGCTGGCCCGACGCTTGCCGAAGCCAATCCGAAGGTATCAGCGACACCATCGTGCAATGGCATTCCGACCGCAATCAATGATCTGGTTCGGTACGGGACAAGGAGAATTGCCATGGAAGACCACGAGATCGTCAGCTCAAACTTTACCGCGATCATCAACGCTCCGATCGACGGCATCGATATTCCCGCCTGGTGCTTCACGCTGTCCGAGGAGGAGTATCAGGGCTGCTCGCCTGCTCACATCGCGGCGGGCTTCACGACGGCGCCGGACGGCAAGCGCATGTCGATCAATGTGGAGATCATTGGCGGCAGCCTGATGGTGCAGCATTATGTCGAAACGCTTGGGAGGAAAGACCACCTCGTACTGGAATCGATTTCCGATGTCTTCACCCCTGCCGGTCGAACGACGATCCACGTTCTCTGGGAACTAAGAGTCAAAGCCCTGGACAGCCGGACCTGTGAGTTCACGAACCATGTGCGGACCAAGGCGACCGACGAATTCATGAAGTTCATCGATCGCCAGGGCATTCCCCTGGACGTGTTTCGCTCGCAGCGTCAGCCCATGTCGATTGCTCACAACAAGAGTGAAACTCCTTTCTTTGCCGCCAGTATCGAGCGAGCCGCGCGGCGATCCGGCCAGACCGAGACGGTCGTGGTCGCTGGGCAGAGGAGGGCGTGACATGGCGATCCACGGGTATGACCCCGAGATCACTGCGCTTTTGGTGATCGATCCCTATAACGACTTCATCTCCGAAGGTGGCAAGATATGGCCACGCCTTCAGGCCGTCGCCGAGGCGAACGGATGCGTTCCTCATATGCTGCAGGTTTTGACTGCGGCACGGAACTCCCGGATCCGGGTATTCTATGCAATGCACCACCGCTATCGTCCGGGCGACTATGAGGGCTGGAAGTATATCGCGCCAATCCAGAAGGCCGCCTGGAAGCGCAAGAGCTTCGAATTCGGGACGTGGGGTGGGGAGATCCGCGCGGAATTCCAGCCTCTGCCGGGCGAGACGATCGTCGCAGAGCACTGGTGCTCCAGCGGCTTCGCCAACACCGACCTGGATCTCGAGCTCAAGAAGCACGGTATCCACCAGTTGATTGTCATCGGACTCGTCGCACATACCTGCGTCGAGGCGACCGTTCGCTATGCTGCCGAGCTTGGGTACGATGTCACGGTAGTCAGGGATGCAACCGCCGATTACACCGAGGAGGCGATGCATGCTGCGCTCGACGTAAATATGCCCAACTACGCCAATGCCATTGTGAGCACTGCAGAAATCGTTGGTTCAATTGCCGCAATGCGGCCCACGCTCGTGGAAACGGCGGGTTTCGATTGACGAAACTGCAGCTTTATTCCGGCATCGGAGTTTGTTCGCGGCGGTTGAAGAGACCCGGTACTGATTGCGGCACCGGCGATCCCGAAGCAATCGGCAAGCGTTTCGGTATTACCACAGGCACGAGCGCTGGAACCGGCTCCTGCGCCGCTTTCGGGCCTCTCGCCGCGGCATGAGCAGTTGCCGCGGCGTCACGCATGACGGCGCGCGATAGCGCAGCCGTTGGCGCAAGGAACCAACGTCTCGTCGACGATCCGCGCCCGCTCCTCCATTGTCCGGCACCGCGACCCGATCGCGCCCTGCCTCGTCGGTCAGCAACCCACTTGCCGAAGCCCGGCGAGGCTAAGACCGCATCAAGAGGTGGTGGATCGCAACCGCCGTATCACGGTCGATATCCGCAGGCGACTTCTGACCGTCAAAGCGAACGGTACAGGGCGCCGTTAGCCCTTGCTCCTTTGCAGAGCCGAAGCGCTGCCGGCCTTCGGTAGTCGAGGGCGGTCGCTTTAACAACTATTCACAACGATTCATTCGCGGTCCGCCTGGAAACGGCGCAACGTCTGTGGGCCGAGCGAAGAGACGTCATCCCGAAGCAAGACCGGGTTTCGCTTGCAGTCCGCCGGCGGTGACGGCGCCGCCACAGTGCAGGTCAATCAGCGGGAGAATGCGCCATGCCCCTATCGCCAGACCTATCCATCGGTACACGCCATCCAATTCCGACGTTTGCCGGTCTTTCGCCGATCGCGCCGGCGGCACCCATCATATTCATCGCCGTCAGCGATACGTTTACGCGCCAGGCACTAATTGCGGCCGTCCATGATATGGGGTGGCATGCGAAGGACCTTTCGTCAGCGAGAGCCCTCCTGACTGAGCCGGTTGCCACTGTGCCGAACTGCCTCGTGCTCGACGTCTCGCTGCCCACGTATGGCGAACTTTATTTTCAGAAATGCCTTGCCGCCGAACGCCCTGGGACGCCGGTCGTGTGCATTACCGGCGTTGCCGACGTGCCGATGACAGTGCGGGCAATGAAGGCCGGCGCCGTCGACGTCCTGCCCAAGCCGGTGCGCTCCGACCTCCTGGTCGATGCCATCCAAGACGCCCTGACGCAGAGCGAAAGCAGATTGCGGGAGAGCATGGCTTATCGTTCGATCCACGAGAGCTATGCTACCCTTAGCCCCCGCGAACGCCAGGTCATGGCGCTGGTCGCGTCCGGCCTCCTGAATAAGCAGGTCGGCGGCAAGCTCGGCATCAGCGAGATTACCGTGAAGGCGCACCGTGGTCAGGTGATGCGCAAAATGAACACGCGTTCGTTCGTAGACCTGGTGAAAATGGCGGAGAAACTGCAGAGCGCGGCCAATTGAGGCGGCGTGTACCCGGCTCAGCTGTCTTCCTTGCCGGATAGCTCGTCAATAAGCGCCTTGGCGTGTCGTAGATCAGCCGTCTCGAAGCCCTCGGTGAATCGCCCGTAGATCGGCGCGAGGAGACTGCGGGCGTCGCGTCGCCGGCCGTTTCTCTGATAGTGTCGGGCCAGGCTCAACGCTGTGCGAAGCTCCCACGACAGAGCTTCCTGCCGGCGCGCCCAGCCCAGCGATTGTTGGAATTGCTCCTCGGCCGCGCTATCGGCCGTCCTGCCACCTTCTGCTTGGAGAAGCTCGCCTCTGACGCGCAGGACCTCGGCGATGCACCAGAGTTCTTCGTCTCGTTCGCACATGGTGAGAGCCTTGTCGATGATCTGCTGCCCCTCGTTGATGCGGTTTGCCAGCCGTAGTCCGTCGGCATATTCCGC harbors:
- a CDS encoding ATP-binding cassette domain-containing protein, which translates into the protein MLRLERVSAEIDGVTVVREASLEIARGGTVALIGRNGAGKTSVLRSIMGFLKLNSGRISFDGHDLVEVPAHHRPFMGIGYAPEDRRLYGSFTLEENLRFPGEVMRLSAAELSRRLDLVYAVLPELQGMRKRPAAGLSGGQGKMVALGRALVAGARLVLLDEPFQGLAPVLAQQYGAALRALREADRDIALLITESNPSLLRSFADENYLIERGEVSRYGALPDSSLAASGLASH
- a CDS encoding 4-oxalocrotonate tautomerase family protein gives rise to the protein MPIVTIQVTREGSSPERDAVTAEEKADLIAGVSQLLLDVLHKPIDSTFVVIEEVEIENWGWGGLPVRTFRERRTAGR
- a CDS encoding type 1 glutamine amidotransferase domain-containing protein; this encodes MKVLMVLTSHDKLGDTGRKTGFWLEEFAAPYYVFRDAGIELTLASVKGGQPPIDPKSDLPENQTSAMTRFKSDPAARKELASTVVLKGMRSADFDAVFYPGGHGPMWDLADDADSIALIESFYNSGKPVAAVCHAPAALHRAMYRGEPIVKGKRVTGFTNTEEEEVQLTHVVPFLVEDELKRLGGLFEKAPNWESFVITDGRLITGQNPSSSTAGAQALLKLLSDTQPAARGSSAA
- a CDS encoding isochorismatase family cysteine hydrolase, with protein sequence MAIHGYDPEITALLVIDPYNDFISEGGKIWPRLQAVAEANGCVPHMLQVLTAARNSRIRVFYAMHHRYRPGDYEGWKYIAPIQKAAWKRKSFEFGTWGGEIRAEFQPLPGETIVAEHWCSSGFANTDLDLELKKHGIHQLIVIGLVAHTCVEATVRYAAELGYDVTVVRDATADYTEEAMHAALDVNMPNYANAIVSTAEIVGSIAAMRPTLVETAGFD
- a CDS encoding LuxR C-terminal-related transcriptional regulator produces the protein MPLSPDLSIGTRHPIPTFAGLSPIAPAAPIIFIAVSDTFTRQALIAAVHDMGWHAKDLSSARALLTEPVATVPNCLVLDVSLPTYGELYFQKCLAAERPGTPVVCITGVADVPMTVRAMKAGAVDVLPKPVRSDLLVDAIQDALTQSESRLRESMAYRSIHESYATLSPRERQVMALVASGLLNKQVGGKLGISEITVKAHRGQVMRKMNTRSFVDLVKMAEKLQSAAN